One window of the Delphinus delphis chromosome 20, mDelDel1.2, whole genome shotgun sequence genome contains the following:
- the DYRK1B gene encoding dual specificity tyrosine-phosphorylation-regulated kinase 1B isoform X2: protein MLAARPPHWGPHRAPAPRGRASPDPGLSGGGSRGAGCEKAPPGRAPAPGLTPLRPSEPTMAVPPGHGPFSGFPGPQEHTQVLPDGRLLPRRLPLAFRDATSAPLRKLSVDLIKTYKHINEVYYAKKKRRAQQVPPQDSSTKKEKKVLNHGYDDDNHDYIVRSGERWLERYEIDSLIGKGSFGQVVKAYDHQTQELVAIKIIKNKKAFLNQAQIELRLLELMNQHDTEMKYYIVHLKRHFMFRNHLCLVFELLSYNLYDLLRNTHFRGVSLNLTRKLAQQLCTALLFLATPELSIIHCDLKPENILLCNPKRSAIKIVDFGSSCQLGQRIYQYIQSRFYRSPEVLLGTPYDLAIDMWSLGCILVEMHTGEPLFSGSNEVDQMNRIVEVLGIPPAPMLDQAPKARKYFERLPGGGWTLRRTKELRKDYQGPGTRRLQEDLVLRMLEYEPAARISPLGALQHGFFRRTADEATNTGPAGSSASTSPAPLDTCPSSSTASSISSSGGSSGSSSDNRTYRYSNRYCGGPGPPVTDCEMNSPQVLPSQPLRPWAGGDVPHKTHQAPASASSLPGAGAQLPPQPRCLGRPPSPTSPPPPELMDVSLVGGPPDCSQPHPAPAPQHPAASALRTRMTGGRPPLPPPDDPATLGPHLGLCGIPQSTAASS, encoded by the exons GTCTCAGCGGCGGTGGCAGCCGAGGTGCAGGATGCGAGAAGGCGCCCCCCGGCCGGGCTCCCGCTCCAGGCCTCACTCCCCTGCGGCCCTCTGAGCCCACCATGGCCGTCCCACCGGGCCATGGTCCCTTCTCTGGCTTCCCGGGGCCCCAGGAGCACACGCAG GTATTGCCTGATGGGCGGCTACTGCCGCGGAGGCTGCCCCTGGCCTTCCGAGACGCGACCTCAGCCCCGCTGCGCAAGCTCTCCGTGGACCTCATCAAGACCTACAAGCACATCAATGAg GTATACTATGCGAAGAAGAAGCGGCGGGCCCAGCAGGTGCCACCTCAGGACTCGAGCaccaagaaggagaaaaaggtcCTGAACCACGGTTATGACGATGACAACCATGACTACATCGTGCGCAGTGGCGAGCGCTGGCTGGAGCGCTATGAGATTGACTCACTCATTGGCAAAGGCTCCTTTGGCCAG GTGGTGAAAGCCTATGATCATCAGACCCAGGAGCTGGTGGCCATCAAGATCATCAAGAACAAAAAGGCCTTCCTGAACCAGGCCCAGATTGAGCTGCGGCTGCTGGAGCTGATGAACCAGCATGACACAGAGATGAAGTACTATATAG TGCACCTGAAGCGACACTTCATGTTCCGGAACCACCTGTGCCTGGTGTTCGAGCTGCTTTCCTACAACCTATACGACCTCCTGCGCAACACGCACTTCCGTGGCGTCTCGCTGAACCTGACGCGGAAGCTAGCGCAGCAGCTCTGCACGGCGCTGCTCTTCCTGGCCACGCCCGAGCTCAGCATCATTCACTGCGACCTCAAGCCCGAGAACATCCTGCTCTGCAACCCCAAGCGCAGCGCCATCAAAATCGTGGACTTCGGCAGCTCCTGCCAGCTTGGCCAGCGG atCTACCAGTACATCCAGAGCCGTTTCTACCGTTCGCCCGAGGTGCTCCTGGGCACACCCTACGACTTGGCCATTGACATGTGGTCCCTGGGCTGCATCCTGGTGGAGATGCACACTGGAGAGCCCCTCTTCAGTGGCTCCAATGAG GTGGACCAGATGAACCGGATTGTGGAGGTGCTGGGCATCCCACCAGCCCCCATGCTGGACCAGGCACCCAAGGCTCGAAAGTACTTTGAGCGGCTGCCTGGGGGTGGCTGGACCCTGCGAAGGACAAAGGAACTCAGGAAG GATTACCAGGGCCCCGGGACACGGCGGCTGCAGGAG GACCTGGTGCTGCGCATGCTGGAGTATGAGCCCGCCGCCCGCATCAGCCCACTGGGGGCTCTGCAGCACGGCTTCTTCCGCCGCACGGCTGATGAGGCCACCAACACGGGCCCGGCAGGCAGCAGTGCCTCCACCTCGCCCGCGCCCCTCGATACCTGCCCCTCTTCCAGCACCGCCAGCTCCATCTCCAGCTCTG GAGGCTCCAGTGGCTCCTCCAGTGACAACCGGACCTACCGCTATAGCAACCGATATTGTGGGGGCCCTGGGCCCCCCGTCACTGACTGTGAGATGAACAGCCCCCAG GTCCTGccctcccagccactgcgccccTGGGCAGGGGGTGATGTGCCGCACAAGACACATCAggcccctgcctctgcctcatCACTGCCAGGGGCCGGGGCCCAGTTACCCCCTCAACCCCGATGCCTTGGCCGTCCCCCGTCACCAACCTCGCCACCACCCCCGGAGCTGATGGATGTGAGCCTGGTGGGCGGCCCTCCGGACTGCTCCCAGCCTCACCCAGCGCCTGCCCCCCAGCACCCGGCTGCCTCAGCCCTCCGGACTCGGATGACAGGAGGTcgtccacccctcccaccccctgatGACCCTGCCACTCTGGGGCCGCACTTGGGCCTCTGTGGTATACCCCAGAGCACGGCAGCCAGCTCAtga
- the DYRK1B gene encoding dual specificity tyrosine-phosphorylation-regulated kinase 1B isoform X1, protein MLAARPPHWGPHRAPAPRGRASPDPGLSGGGSRGAGCEKAPPGRAPAPGLTPLRPSEPTMAVPPGHGPFSGFPGPQEHTQVLPDGRLLPRRLPLAFRDATSAPLRKLSVDLIKTYKHINEVYYAKKKRRAQQVPPQDSSTKKEKKVLNHGYDDDNHDYIVRSGERWLERYEIDSLIGKGSFGQVVKAYDHQTQELVAIKIIKNKKAFLNQAQIELRLLELMNQHDTEMKYYIVHLKRHFMFRNHLCLVFELLSYNLYDLLRNTHFRGVSLNLTRKLAQQLCTALLFLATPELSIIHCDLKPENILLCNPKRSAIKIVDFGSSCQLGQRIYQYIQSRFYRSPEVLLGTPYDLAIDMWSLGCILVEMHTGEPLFSGSNEVDQMNRIVEVLGIPPAPMLDQAPKARKYFERLPGGGWTLRRTKELRKDYQGPGTRRLQEVLGVQTGGPGGRRAGEPGHSPADYLRFQDLVLRMLEYEPAARISPLGALQHGFFRRTADEATNTGPAGSSASTSPAPLDTCPSSSTASSISSSGGSSGSSSDNRTYRYSNRYCGGPGPPVTDCEMNSPQVLPSQPLRPWAGGDVPHKTHQAPASASSLPGAGAQLPPQPRCLGRPPSPTSPPPPELMDVSLVGGPPDCSQPHPAPAPQHPAASALRTRMTGGRPPLPPPDDPATLGPHLGLCGIPQSTAASS, encoded by the exons GTCTCAGCGGCGGTGGCAGCCGAGGTGCAGGATGCGAGAAGGCGCCCCCCGGCCGGGCTCCCGCTCCAGGCCTCACTCCCCTGCGGCCCTCTGAGCCCACCATGGCCGTCCCACCGGGCCATGGTCCCTTCTCTGGCTTCCCGGGGCCCCAGGAGCACACGCAG GTATTGCCTGATGGGCGGCTACTGCCGCGGAGGCTGCCCCTGGCCTTCCGAGACGCGACCTCAGCCCCGCTGCGCAAGCTCTCCGTGGACCTCATCAAGACCTACAAGCACATCAATGAg GTATACTATGCGAAGAAGAAGCGGCGGGCCCAGCAGGTGCCACCTCAGGACTCGAGCaccaagaaggagaaaaaggtcCTGAACCACGGTTATGACGATGACAACCATGACTACATCGTGCGCAGTGGCGAGCGCTGGCTGGAGCGCTATGAGATTGACTCACTCATTGGCAAAGGCTCCTTTGGCCAG GTGGTGAAAGCCTATGATCATCAGACCCAGGAGCTGGTGGCCATCAAGATCATCAAGAACAAAAAGGCCTTCCTGAACCAGGCCCAGATTGAGCTGCGGCTGCTGGAGCTGATGAACCAGCATGACACAGAGATGAAGTACTATATAG TGCACCTGAAGCGACACTTCATGTTCCGGAACCACCTGTGCCTGGTGTTCGAGCTGCTTTCCTACAACCTATACGACCTCCTGCGCAACACGCACTTCCGTGGCGTCTCGCTGAACCTGACGCGGAAGCTAGCGCAGCAGCTCTGCACGGCGCTGCTCTTCCTGGCCACGCCCGAGCTCAGCATCATTCACTGCGACCTCAAGCCCGAGAACATCCTGCTCTGCAACCCCAAGCGCAGCGCCATCAAAATCGTGGACTTCGGCAGCTCCTGCCAGCTTGGCCAGCGG atCTACCAGTACATCCAGAGCCGTTTCTACCGTTCGCCCGAGGTGCTCCTGGGCACACCCTACGACTTGGCCATTGACATGTGGTCCCTGGGCTGCATCCTGGTGGAGATGCACACTGGAGAGCCCCTCTTCAGTGGCTCCAATGAG GTGGACCAGATGAACCGGATTGTGGAGGTGCTGGGCATCCCACCAGCCCCCATGCTGGACCAGGCACCCAAGGCTCGAAAGTACTTTGAGCGGCTGCCTGGGGGTGGCTGGACCCTGCGAAGGACAAAGGAACTCAGGAAG GATTACCAGGGCCCCGGGACACGGCGGCTGCAGGAGGTGCTGGGCGTGCAGACGGGCGGGCCCGGGGGCCGGCGGGCGGGGGAGCCGGGCCACAGCCCCGCCGACTACCTCCGCTTCCAGGACCTGGTGCTGCGCATGCTGGAGTATGAGCCCGCCGCCCGCATCAGCCCACTGGGGGCTCTGCAGCACGGCTTCTTCCGCCGCACGGCTGATGAGGCCACCAACACGGGCCCGGCAGGCAGCAGTGCCTCCACCTCGCCCGCGCCCCTCGATACCTGCCCCTCTTCCAGCACCGCCAGCTCCATCTCCAGCTCTG GAGGCTCCAGTGGCTCCTCCAGTGACAACCGGACCTACCGCTATAGCAACCGATATTGTGGGGGCCCTGGGCCCCCCGTCACTGACTGTGAGATGAACAGCCCCCAG GTCCTGccctcccagccactgcgccccTGGGCAGGGGGTGATGTGCCGCACAAGACACATCAggcccctgcctctgcctcatCACTGCCAGGGGCCGGGGCCCAGTTACCCCCTCAACCCCGATGCCTTGGCCGTCCCCCGTCACCAACCTCGCCACCACCCCCGGAGCTGATGGATGTGAGCCTGGTGGGCGGCCCTCCGGACTGCTCCCAGCCTCACCCAGCGCCTGCCCCCCAGCACCCGGCTGCCTCAGCCCTCCGGACTCGGATGACAGGAGGTcgtccacccctcccaccccctgatGACCCTGCCACTCTGGGGCCGCACTTGGGCCTCTGTGGTATACCCCAGAGCACGGCAGCCAGCTCAtga
- the DYRK1B gene encoding dual specificity tyrosine-phosphorylation-regulated kinase 1B isoform X3 — protein sequence MLAARPPHWGPHRAPAPRGRASPDPGLSGGGSRGAGCEKAPPGRAPAPGLTPLRPSEPTMAVPPGHGPFSGFPGPQEHTQVLPDGRLLPRRLPLAFRDATSAPLRKLSVDLIKTYKHINEVYYAKKKRRAQQVPPQDSSTKKEKKVLNHGYDDDNHDYIVRSGERWLERYEIDSLIGKGSFGQVVKAYDHQTQELVAIKIIKNKKAFLNQAQIELRLLELMNQHDTEMKYYIVHLKRHFMFRNHLCLVFELLSYNLYDLLRNTHFRGVSLNLTRKLAQQLCTALLFLATPELSIIHCDLKPENILLCNPKRSAIKIVDFGSSCQLGQRIYQYIQSRFYRSPEVLLGTPYDLAIDMWSLGCILVEMHTGEPLFSGSNEVDQMNRIVEVLGIPPAPMLDQAPKARKYFERLPGGGWTLRRTKELRKDLVLRMLEYEPAARISPLGALQHGFFRRTADEATNTGPAGSSASTSPAPLDTCPSSSTASSISSSGGSSGSSSDNRTYRYSNRYCGGPGPPVTDCEMNSPQVLPSQPLRPWAGGDVPHKTHQAPASASSLPGAGAQLPPQPRCLGRPPSPTSPPPPELMDVSLVGGPPDCSQPHPAPAPQHPAASALRTRMTGGRPPLPPPDDPATLGPHLGLCGIPQSTAASS from the exons GTCTCAGCGGCGGTGGCAGCCGAGGTGCAGGATGCGAGAAGGCGCCCCCCGGCCGGGCTCCCGCTCCAGGCCTCACTCCCCTGCGGCCCTCTGAGCCCACCATGGCCGTCCCACCGGGCCATGGTCCCTTCTCTGGCTTCCCGGGGCCCCAGGAGCACACGCAG GTATTGCCTGATGGGCGGCTACTGCCGCGGAGGCTGCCCCTGGCCTTCCGAGACGCGACCTCAGCCCCGCTGCGCAAGCTCTCCGTGGACCTCATCAAGACCTACAAGCACATCAATGAg GTATACTATGCGAAGAAGAAGCGGCGGGCCCAGCAGGTGCCACCTCAGGACTCGAGCaccaagaaggagaaaaaggtcCTGAACCACGGTTATGACGATGACAACCATGACTACATCGTGCGCAGTGGCGAGCGCTGGCTGGAGCGCTATGAGATTGACTCACTCATTGGCAAAGGCTCCTTTGGCCAG GTGGTGAAAGCCTATGATCATCAGACCCAGGAGCTGGTGGCCATCAAGATCATCAAGAACAAAAAGGCCTTCCTGAACCAGGCCCAGATTGAGCTGCGGCTGCTGGAGCTGATGAACCAGCATGACACAGAGATGAAGTACTATATAG TGCACCTGAAGCGACACTTCATGTTCCGGAACCACCTGTGCCTGGTGTTCGAGCTGCTTTCCTACAACCTATACGACCTCCTGCGCAACACGCACTTCCGTGGCGTCTCGCTGAACCTGACGCGGAAGCTAGCGCAGCAGCTCTGCACGGCGCTGCTCTTCCTGGCCACGCCCGAGCTCAGCATCATTCACTGCGACCTCAAGCCCGAGAACATCCTGCTCTGCAACCCCAAGCGCAGCGCCATCAAAATCGTGGACTTCGGCAGCTCCTGCCAGCTTGGCCAGCGG atCTACCAGTACATCCAGAGCCGTTTCTACCGTTCGCCCGAGGTGCTCCTGGGCACACCCTACGACTTGGCCATTGACATGTGGTCCCTGGGCTGCATCCTGGTGGAGATGCACACTGGAGAGCCCCTCTTCAGTGGCTCCAATGAG GTGGACCAGATGAACCGGATTGTGGAGGTGCTGGGCATCCCACCAGCCCCCATGCTGGACCAGGCACCCAAGGCTCGAAAGTACTTTGAGCGGCTGCCTGGGGGTGGCTGGACCCTGCGAAGGACAAAGGAACTCAGGAAG GACCTGGTGCTGCGCATGCTGGAGTATGAGCCCGCCGCCCGCATCAGCCCACTGGGGGCTCTGCAGCACGGCTTCTTCCGCCGCACGGCTGATGAGGCCACCAACACGGGCCCGGCAGGCAGCAGTGCCTCCACCTCGCCCGCGCCCCTCGATACCTGCCCCTCTTCCAGCACCGCCAGCTCCATCTCCAGCTCTG GAGGCTCCAGTGGCTCCTCCAGTGACAACCGGACCTACCGCTATAGCAACCGATATTGTGGGGGCCCTGGGCCCCCCGTCACTGACTGTGAGATGAACAGCCCCCAG GTCCTGccctcccagccactgcgccccTGGGCAGGGGGTGATGTGCCGCACAAGACACATCAggcccctgcctctgcctcatCACTGCCAGGGGCCGGGGCCCAGTTACCCCCTCAACCCCGATGCCTTGGCCGTCCCCCGTCACCAACCTCGCCACCACCCCCGGAGCTGATGGATGTGAGCCTGGTGGGCGGCCCTCCGGACTGCTCCCAGCCTCACCCAGCGCCTGCCCCCCAGCACCCGGCTGCCTCAGCCCTCCGGACTCGGATGACAGGAGGTcgtccacccctcccaccccctgatGACCCTGCCACTCTGGGGCCGCACTTGGGCCTCTGTGGTATACCCCAGAGCACGGCAGCCAGCTCAtga
- the DYRK1B gene encoding dual specificity tyrosine-phosphorylation-regulated kinase 1B isoform X4: MAVPPGHGPFSGFPGPQEHTQVLPDGRLLPRRLPLAFRDATSAPLRKLSVDLIKTYKHINEVYYAKKKRRAQQVPPQDSSTKKEKKVLNHGYDDDNHDYIVRSGERWLERYEIDSLIGKGSFGQVVKAYDHQTQELVAIKIIKNKKAFLNQAQIELRLLELMNQHDTEMKYYIVHLKRHFMFRNHLCLVFELLSYNLYDLLRNTHFRGVSLNLTRKLAQQLCTALLFLATPELSIIHCDLKPENILLCNPKRSAIKIVDFGSSCQLGQRIYQYIQSRFYRSPEVLLGTPYDLAIDMWSLGCILVEMHTGEPLFSGSNEVDQMNRIVEVLGIPPAPMLDQAPKARKYFERLPGGGWTLRRTKELRKDYQGPGTRRLQEVLGVQTGGPGGRRAGEPGHSPADYLRFQDLVLRMLEYEPAARISPLGALQHGFFRRTADEATNTGPAGSSASTSPAPLDTCPSSSTASSISSSGGSSGSSSDNRTYRYSNRYCGGPGPPVTDCEMNSPQVLPSQPLRPWAGGDVPHKTHQAPASASSLPGAGAQLPPQPRCLGRPPSPTSPPPPELMDVSLVGGPPDCSQPHPAPAPQHPAASALRTRMTGGRPPLPPPDDPATLGPHLGLCGIPQSTAASS, from the exons ATGGCCGTCCCACCGGGCCATGGTCCCTTCTCTGGCTTCCCGGGGCCCCAGGAGCACACGCAG GTATTGCCTGATGGGCGGCTACTGCCGCGGAGGCTGCCCCTGGCCTTCCGAGACGCGACCTCAGCCCCGCTGCGCAAGCTCTCCGTGGACCTCATCAAGACCTACAAGCACATCAATGAg GTATACTATGCGAAGAAGAAGCGGCGGGCCCAGCAGGTGCCACCTCAGGACTCGAGCaccaagaaggagaaaaaggtcCTGAACCACGGTTATGACGATGACAACCATGACTACATCGTGCGCAGTGGCGAGCGCTGGCTGGAGCGCTATGAGATTGACTCACTCATTGGCAAAGGCTCCTTTGGCCAG GTGGTGAAAGCCTATGATCATCAGACCCAGGAGCTGGTGGCCATCAAGATCATCAAGAACAAAAAGGCCTTCCTGAACCAGGCCCAGATTGAGCTGCGGCTGCTGGAGCTGATGAACCAGCATGACACAGAGATGAAGTACTATATAG TGCACCTGAAGCGACACTTCATGTTCCGGAACCACCTGTGCCTGGTGTTCGAGCTGCTTTCCTACAACCTATACGACCTCCTGCGCAACACGCACTTCCGTGGCGTCTCGCTGAACCTGACGCGGAAGCTAGCGCAGCAGCTCTGCACGGCGCTGCTCTTCCTGGCCACGCCCGAGCTCAGCATCATTCACTGCGACCTCAAGCCCGAGAACATCCTGCTCTGCAACCCCAAGCGCAGCGCCATCAAAATCGTGGACTTCGGCAGCTCCTGCCAGCTTGGCCAGCGG atCTACCAGTACATCCAGAGCCGTTTCTACCGTTCGCCCGAGGTGCTCCTGGGCACACCCTACGACTTGGCCATTGACATGTGGTCCCTGGGCTGCATCCTGGTGGAGATGCACACTGGAGAGCCCCTCTTCAGTGGCTCCAATGAG GTGGACCAGATGAACCGGATTGTGGAGGTGCTGGGCATCCCACCAGCCCCCATGCTGGACCAGGCACCCAAGGCTCGAAAGTACTTTGAGCGGCTGCCTGGGGGTGGCTGGACCCTGCGAAGGACAAAGGAACTCAGGAAG GATTACCAGGGCCCCGGGACACGGCGGCTGCAGGAGGTGCTGGGCGTGCAGACGGGCGGGCCCGGGGGCCGGCGGGCGGGGGAGCCGGGCCACAGCCCCGCCGACTACCTCCGCTTCCAGGACCTGGTGCTGCGCATGCTGGAGTATGAGCCCGCCGCCCGCATCAGCCCACTGGGGGCTCTGCAGCACGGCTTCTTCCGCCGCACGGCTGATGAGGCCACCAACACGGGCCCGGCAGGCAGCAGTGCCTCCACCTCGCCCGCGCCCCTCGATACCTGCCCCTCTTCCAGCACCGCCAGCTCCATCTCCAGCTCTG GAGGCTCCAGTGGCTCCTCCAGTGACAACCGGACCTACCGCTATAGCAACCGATATTGTGGGGGCCCTGGGCCCCCCGTCACTGACTGTGAGATGAACAGCCCCCAG GTCCTGccctcccagccactgcgccccTGGGCAGGGGGTGATGTGCCGCACAAGACACATCAggcccctgcctctgcctcatCACTGCCAGGGGCCGGGGCCCAGTTACCCCCTCAACCCCGATGCCTTGGCCGTCCCCCGTCACCAACCTCGCCACCACCCCCGGAGCTGATGGATGTGAGCCTGGTGGGCGGCCCTCCGGACTGCTCCCAGCCTCACCCAGCGCCTGCCCCCCAGCACCCGGCTGCCTCAGCCCTCCGGACTCGGATGACAGGAGGTcgtccacccctcccaccccctgatGACCCTGCCACTCTGGGGCCGCACTTGGGCCTCTGTGGTATACCCCAGAGCACGGCAGCCAGCTCAtga